The window GGAAGCGCTGGAGGTGCTTAAGAAAGGCCGCACCACCTTTATCATCGCCCACCGCCTGTCGACCATCCGCAGCGCAGACCAGATTCTGGTGCTGCACCACGGAGAGATCGTCGAGCGCGGCAGCCATGATGAACTGATGGCGCTGGGAGGCCGCTACTTCCGGATGTATCAGCTCCAGCTCGGGGCCGGCGCTGCGGGTGCAGCGGAAACTCCAGCTGTGTTTGCAGAGCCTTCCGAAGCTGCGGTACTGCAGCCTTCACTTAAGCAAGGGTAAGTCACACTGCCCATAGCTTGGAATCCAAAAAAGACAGTCCTCAGTTAATGAGGACTGTCTTTTTTACTGTCTTTTTTGAAGAGAAGCGAACCTAATCATGCCCCGCCCGTTGTTGCAGAAGAATTACATTGAAGATGGAACATTTGTTCTATATAATGGTAAACAATACATAAATGAACGGAGGAAACTAATGTGATTACCTATAGACTGAGCAAGCAGCAGGCCCGGATGTTTTTGCTGCATCACCAGCGTCTGGTTCCTGGTGGTCTTCCTGGCGGTAAGCAGAGTATCGTTGAGTATGTCCGTCATGTTGGCTGTATTCAATATGATCCGCTCAGCATTGCCGGACATAATCATGAGCTTGTGCTTCAGGCACGTGTTCCGGGTTTTGTCCCCGGGCTGGCGAATGAACTGCTGTACACAGACAGAATACTGTACGACGGCTGGGACAAGAATATGTCGATCTACTGCACAGAGGACTGGCCCTATTTTCGCCGGTTAAGAGACCAGGCGTTAGCGCGGCAACATGGAAATGAAGTTCTGCTGAAGACGATAATGCAAGTACGGGAAGCGCTAATCGAGCGCGGGCCGCTGTCTTCTCTGGATCTGGAAGGGAAAGAGAAAATGAACTGGGCCTGGGCCCCGGCCAGAATCACACGGGCTGCATTGGAAACGATGTATTTCCGGGGCGAAGTTTCCGTACACCACCGTGTACATACCCGCCGTTATTACGACTTCACCGCCAATCTGCTGCCGGAACGTATTCTAAACGCCGATGAGCCTAATCCCACACAAGAGCAATATAATGACTGGTATGTGCTGCGGCGTATCGGCAGTATCGGGCTGCAATGGAATAAATCCGGTGACGGCTGGCTCGGTATTTCCGGCCTGAAGAGCAAGGAGCGGACTGCGGCTGTACAGCGCCTGCTGCTGAATGACAGTATACGTGAGGTATATGTAGAGGGTCTTAAGCTTCCGCTGTATATGCGGAGTCAAGATGCACCGGAGCTTGAAGCTGTGCTGCTGCGGGAAGCAGAAGGAGCCGATAACCCGGCCGGAGCCAAGAATGGAGGCACGTTCGCGGCTGCGCTGGCTCCGCTTGATAATCTGCTGTGGGACAGAGAGCTGATCCGGCAGCTGTTCGGGTTCCATTACCGCTGGGAGGTATACAAACCTGCAGCAGAACGGGAATTCGGCTATTATGTGCTGCCTCTGCTCTGCGGCGACCGTTTTGCGGCCAGATTTGAGCCGGTAATGAACCGGAAAAACGGTGTTCTGTCGATCAACAGCTGGTGGTGGGAGCCCGGCGAAACCCTTACCGCCGAAATGATTCCGGTGATCGCTGATGCTATCGCATCGCTGGCCCGCTGTAACAGAGCGGTCAGCGTAGCTTTTTCACCTGAAGTCATCCAAGGCTGCGGTCTTCAGGAGTTGTCGGATGCGGTAAGTGACCTGTGCAATGTACAAGCATAGATTATGGTAATTATTCTATAAACAAAGAGACTCTCTATACACAGATAATCTGTGTATAGAGAGTCTCTAATGGACGTTATGTATATCCATATCTTCTTAAATGGCTATTCTAGCTATACGTCCGATGCCTGTAAAGAGAATCCGCTTAATATTCCCTTCATTCAATAAACCGCTCCTCTTCCAGCCCCAGTTTCGTATACATCTCCGTGCAATACCCCTGCAATTTAATTTCCAGTCTGCTGGCCTTGTTCTTAAATCTTTTCAGCTCGCGGATCATATGCGCCCTGCCCCCCGGAGTAAAGGTCTCCTGGATACGCTCCTTGAAATAGTCATGAACGATGTGGTTGCGCTGCTTCCATACGGCCTGCAGCTGGTTCGTCTCTTCTTCCGAGAATGGAAAATGATGCTGGATTTCTTTGATGAGCTGGCCGAGTGAATTGCTGAGTTTGCGCTGATACAAATCTGAGAGATCCGCTTCTGTAGGCGTTTTCCCCTGAGACAGCTTCGTGAGCAGCAGCAGGTTGGTCAACTGCTGTTCCAGAGCCTGACAATAATAGACTGCCAGTCCGAAATAAGCAAATAGCTCTTTGGATTGTTCACTCTCCGGTAGTTGTGTATCCTTCATCTTTCCTCCCCTTCTTTATCTGTATATTTTTATTGTCTCATAAATTCTTACCGTAATCCATGTGGCCCGAGCGGTACAAATAAAACCCGCACAACAGTATAATGTACACCAGAACATGGGCAAAAGAGCCAAGCAGACTCATAAAGGACAGCTCGTCCGCGTTCATTAGCGCATTCATCATCGGTGCTGCCGGAGGTAAGAACACAGGTACCACCGGACCTGGAATGAGCTCTTCCAGCTTCTTGCCGCCGACGGACACAATCAGAATAATCAAGAGAATTCCAATAGCATAGCTGCTTTTGGGAACCCAGGAAGTCTGTAAATAGAGGGCAATGGATATACCGAGCATGCCCAGCAGCATATGCCCGGCAAGAGCCAGTGTCATGTGGTAAAGCCCGGCAGGCTGAGCGAAGCTCCCGGTCATAACCGGATAAACAACCGTCAGCAGTGCCAGCACCAGTGTAAGCAAAGCAAGCGTCAGTATCCCTCCCAGACCATATTTCACGCTACTCCGCAAATGAACAATGGTTACCTGCCGCTGCACCGCCTGTTCATGGTTAAGAAAGCTGAGTCCCATCCAGGCACAGCCGATAAACAGAATGACGGCGGTAGCCGCATAGCTGCTCATTACCGGATTAGGCTTATAGGTATAGAGAAAGAGCACGGAGATTACAATGGAGGCTACTGGTGCAAAATACCGCTGCGATGACGTATAACTCTTCAGCATATAGGTGATAAGCGGTCTCATCATGCGGTGGCCTCCCCGCTCTGTTTTGGATCCATCCACTGTTCAAGTCCGCACTTTCCGCTGCGTTGTTCCAGCGATAGCACCGATCCGCCCAAGTCCAGGATATGACGCAAGAATTCGTCCGTCCAGGCAGTTTCCACTTCCCATTCCATACACTCTTCTCCAGTGTAGCGATGATGAACGTACTGGGAGGAAATATAGCCGGTTAGTTCTGTCATTGCTGTATGTGCCTGTTGCGTAAACGCTGTGCTTAATATGTATGATGAAGGCTTATCCCGAAGCTTCCCTGCATCTGTTATCATCAGTGTCCTGCCCGCCTGAAGCACATGTACTCCGGCATCCAGAGCTTCTACACAGAATGGTTCATGGACGGAGAAGACGAGGGCTGTACCGCTGCATTTCAATTCCTTCAGGAGTTCTATAAGCGTATGCTGTGCCGGGAGATCAAGTCCGGACAAAGGTTCATCCAGCAGCAGCAGCTCCGGCTCACCAAGCAGGCTCTGAATCAGATTCACCTTTTGGAGCATGCCCTTGGAGTACCCTGTCATGGCCTGTTTACGAAACGGCGTAAGCTGAAAAGCCTCAAGCAGCTGAACAATCTTATTCTTAAGCAGCGCCGCTGACATTCCGCTAATCCGGCCCATGCTATTTAAATACTCTTCCGCTGACATCTTGAGCCCGGGAAACGCCTCAGGCGCATAACTAATTCTTAGCTTCTGTTTCGCCGGGAGCAGGCTTCCGGAAGAAAGTTTGAGCAGCCCGGCTAGAATCGCAAGCAGCGTGCTTTTGCCTGAGCCGTTGCGTCCGATTAGAGCTGTGGCTGTTCCGGTATCTATTGTCATGGATATATCATTTAGAACCGGGTGACCATTATACAGCTTGGTTGCCCCGGATAAATGTAACAAGTGCTGCTGTTGAAGTGTCATTCCGCTGACTCCCCCTCAGAGATAAGCTTACCTGCAAATTTCATGATGATAGAAGCGGCAGCAGAAGCCGCCTCATTTACTTCTTAAACTATTCGCCGGATTACCCTTGCTTTCCTCTTGGAGCTGAGAGTTTGACTGACGAATCCAAACAAAAAAGCCAGAATCGCTTCAGTCACTTTACCGAAGGCGGCTCTGGCTTTGTATAGCCTTTATCAGTTCACTGTATTAAGCGTATACCTCTACGGCACCGCTAATCAGGCGGCAAGCCATTGCAGCACTGCGGCAGGCATCAATGCACTCCTGACAGTGTGTTTGCTTATGCCTGCTGCTCTCATCGGCACAGCGTTCGCAGATTTCCGCGCACAGGCGCAGGATTTCAACCACGAACGGACTTTGACGGGTCATTGCCTGGATGGCAAAAGAACAAATATCCGCACATTCCCGGTCAAGACGGATGCTCTCCCGCAGGGTAGCAAGATCATATTCTTTCAGGCTTGAGACATAGCTATAGTTACAGGCATTCATAGATTTGATACATGCGTCAATGCATTCCTGATATTGAATTCGGGTCATAGCCTTATACCTCCTGCAATCATTATAGGTTATGCCTATGTATTAACCTGCAAGATAAAGAACGAACCAAGCGACTCAGGCAGGACCGGATGTGCTGACCGTAATAAGGATTATTGCCTGGGCTGCAAGAGCCTTACGGATGTAGTCCTTATCCTGGACATAGGAAGCCTGTATTACAGGCTTCTCCGGACGGTGCCCGGCCGGATCAGTGTGCGCTTCTCCAGCTGTAGAAGCTGAGTGCGCAGCTCACCGGACGAGAAGTGCTCCCCGATAAATACCGCTACGTCAGGCACCTCACCCTGGGGGGTGATTTTCATGAAATCAGCTTCTCTATAAGCATATTGGAACAAAAACCGGCTCGAAGTGTCGCTGAACGTAACAATCCCTTTGGCCCGGTATACATCACGCGGCAGCTCTTTAACGAACTGCTCGAATTCCTCACTGTTTACGGCACGCTTAAAATAATGGGTATAGGCCATAACATGATCATGGGTAGGGTGGGCATGAACCGTGTGATCCGCAGTCCCTTGGACAGACTCTCCGCCCTCCCTAATCCCTTCCTCTGCTTCCTCATCGTCCCGGCCTTCCAGATGTACCCCGCCAAGGCTTCCCAGTAAAATTTCCGGTTCCAGACCGCAGCGCACTGCCGGCAAAATTTCCGCATAAGCATTCCATTTGCGCAGCACATCCGATATCTCTACAGCTTCTTCAGCTGTGACCCGGTCCGTCTTATTCAAAATAAGCACGGATGCGCAGCGGATCTGCTCCTGCATCAACCGGTAGGTTGAACCCTGCTGTGAGCGGTACAGC of the Paenibacillus pedocola genome contains:
- a CDS encoding four-helix bundle copper-binding protein, yielding MTRIQYQECIDACIKSMNACNYSYVSSLKEYDLATLRESIRLDRECADICSFAIQAMTRQSPFVVEILRLCAEICERCADESSRHKQTHCQECIDACRSAAMACRLISGAVEVYA
- a CDS encoding winged helix-turn-helix domain-containing protein, whose translation is MITYRLSKQQARMFLLHHQRLVPGGLPGGKQSIVEYVRHVGCIQYDPLSIAGHNHELVLQARVPGFVPGLANELLYTDRILYDGWDKNMSIYCTEDWPYFRRLRDQALARQHGNEVLLKTIMQVREALIERGPLSSLDLEGKEKMNWAWAPARITRAALETMYFRGEVSVHHRVHTRRYYDFTANLLPERILNADEPNPTQEQYNDWYVLRRIGSIGLQWNKSGDGWLGISGLKSKERTAAVQRLLLNDSIREVYVEGLKLPLYMRSQDAPELEAVLLREAEGADNPAGAKNGGTFAAALAPLDNLLWDRELIRQLFGFHYRWEVYKPAAEREFGYYVLPLLCGDRFAARFEPVMNRKNGVLSINSWWWEPGETLTAEMIPVIADAIASLARCNRAVSVAFSPEVIQGCGLQELSDAVSDLCNVQA
- a CDS encoding ATP-binding cassette domain-containing protein; translated protein: MTLQQQHLLHLSGATKLYNGHPVLNDISMTIDTGTATALIGRNGSGKSTLLAILAGLLKLSSGSLLPAKQKLRISYAPEAFPGLKMSAEEYLNSMGRISGMSAALLKNKIVQLLEAFQLTPFRKQAMTGYSKGMLQKVNLIQSLLGEPELLLLDEPLSGLDLPAQHTLIELLKELKCSGTALVFSVHEPFCVEALDAGVHVLQAGRTLMITDAGKLRDKPSSYILSTAFTQQAHTAMTELTGYISSQYVHHRYTGEECMEWEVETAWTDEFLRHILDLGGSVLSLEQRSGKCGLEQWMDPKQSGEATA
- a CDS encoding CobW family GTP-binding protein, with the translated sequence MKQALPVYILSGFLGSGKTTLLQRLLDHWKAQGLRPAVVMNELGEVNLDGLLVEQSVPMAEMLGGCICCTSRGDLSTELTTLVKKESPDVVVIEATGAANPLEIVDAVTETSLYQLVELKGLITVVDAAHLLELYRSQQGSTYRLMQEQIRCASVLILNKTDRVTAEEAVEISDVLRKWNAYAEILPAVRCGLEPEILLGSLGGVHLEGRDDEEAEEGIREGGESVQGTADHTVHAHPTHDHVMAYTHYFKRAVNSEEFEQFVKELPRDVYRAKGIVTFSDTSSRFLFQYAYREADFMKITPQGEVPDVAVFIGEHFSSGELRTQLLQLEKRTLIRPGTVRRSL